The proteins below come from a single Iocasia fonsfrigidae genomic window:
- a CDS encoding undecaprenyl-diphosphate phosphatase — MNLINVVIIGIVQGITEFLPISSSGHLVILQNLFGINEGQLTLDIFLHIGTVIPILIIYWQEVKDILLLKKEKRRLSYLIIVGIIPTGLMGFFLKDLFTGLFSSVLNVGFMLLITGLFLYLVEKFAVSRKGLADMKEHNAVIIGIAQGLAIIPGISRSGTTITASIFQGFDRELAAKYSFLVSIPVILGAGMLELKELLDNGFAGSNWALIITGAVVAAVTGYLAIKYLLHVLKKGSLMVFAYYCWILGVLIIILAGLF; from the coding sequence ATGAATTTAATTAATGTAGTTATAATTGGTATTGTTCAGGGAATAACAGAGTTTTTACCGATTAGTAGTTCAGGACATTTAGTGATTTTACAGAATTTATTTGGTATTAACGAGGGGCAATTAACCCTTGATATTTTTTTGCATATTGGTACGGTTATTCCAATTTTGATTATTTACTGGCAGGAAGTAAAAGACATTCTATTATTAAAAAAAGAGAAGAGAAGACTTAGCTACTTAATAATTGTTGGGATTATACCAACTGGTTTAATGGGTTTTTTTTTAAAAGACTTATTTACAGGGCTTTTTTCTTCAGTCTTAAATGTTGGTTTTATGTTATTAATTACAGGGTTATTTCTTTATCTTGTAGAGAAATTTGCTGTTAGTAGAAAGGGATTAGCAGATATGAAAGAACATAATGCTGTTATTATTGGTATTGCCCAGGGATTAGCTATTATCCCAGGTATTTCCCGTTCTGGTACAACCATTACAGCCTCTATTTTTCAGGGCTTTGACAGGGAATTGGCAGCTAAATATTCATTTCTGGTATCTATTCCTGTTATATTGGGGGCTGGAATGTTGGAACTTAAAGAACTCCTTGATAATGGATTTGCTGGTAGCAACTGGGCATTGATTATTACGGGAGCTGTTGTGGCAGCTGTTACAGGTTATCTAGCTATAAAATATCTATTACATGTCCTAAAAAAAGGCAGTTTAATGGTATTTGCTTATTACTGCTGGATACTTGGGGTTTTAATTATTATTTTAGCAGGATTATTTTAG
- a CDS encoding Na/Pi cotransporter family protein, giving the protein MHIFLLGLFLFLIGLEGSKKGVELISSAGFEGILHKLASNLPSSIFTGIIVTAILQSSSAVSIVLISLLESGLISVKSALAILLGANIGTTFTVQLISFPVLNTYPYLIILGLFLIILGCLTFNKIKMLGFILISFGIIFAGLNMMSAFFQREEVAVFIKYLLIKSGNNVLLNILLGMMITAVIQSSSAVTGITVSLAVANLITLPAAIAIALGSNIGTCITAYLASINCEREAKILANGHFIFNIIGVVLLLPVFDKFVYFINLTSTSLIRQIANAHTIFNIFNLFVFLPVFNSFVRFIGGEKG; this is encoded by the coding sequence ATGCATATTTTTTTGTTGGGTCTTTTTTTATTTTTAATTGGACTTGAGGGTTCTAAAAAAGGAGTAGAATTAATTTCTTCGGCTGGCTTTGAGGGTATATTACATAAACTAGCTAGTAATCTACCTAGCAGTATTTTCACTGGTATTATTGTAACAGCTATTTTACAGAGTAGTAGTGCTGTTTCAATTGTTTTAATAAGTCTTCTGGAAAGTGGTTTGATATCAGTAAAATCGGCTCTAGCTATCCTTTTGGGGGCGAATATAGGTACCACCTTTACTGTGCAACTTATATCATTTCCTGTCTTGAATACCTATCCTTATTTAATTATACTGGGTCTATTCTTAATTATACTGGGGTGTTTAACATTCAATAAAATAAAAATGCTGGGGTTTATTTTAATTTCCTTTGGCATTATCTTTGCTGGTTTGAATATGATGTCAGCTTTTTTTCAACGTGAAGAGGTAGCAGTTTTTATTAAATATCTATTGATTAAGAGTGGGAATAATGTATTATTAAATATTTTATTAGGGATGATGATCACTGCTGTTATTCAAAGTAGTAGTGCTGTTACCGGGATAACTGTTAGTTTAGCGGTGGCTAATTTAATTACCTTACCTGCTGCTATAGCTATTGCTCTGGGTAGTAATATTGGTACATGTATTACTGCCTATCTTGCCAGTATAAACTGTGAAAGAGAAGCTAAAATACTGGCCAATGGACACTTTATCTTTAATATTATTGGTGTGGTTTTATTATTACCTGTGTTTGATAAATTTGTCTATTTTATTAATCTGACCAGTACTAGCTTGATAAGACAGATAGCTAATGCACACACTATTTTTAATATATTTAATTTATTTGTTTTTTTGCCGGTTTTTAATTCGTTTGTTAGATTTATAGGGGGGGAAAAGGGATGA
- a CDS encoding YlzJ-like family protein, which translates to MINYSIYPADVVFNEWDETELKYEEFTTSEGVILQVRRLNDNNVKIDRVISSNPEIYLRNDLAPGCILKNSLQL; encoded by the coding sequence ATGATTAATTACTCTATTTATCCAGCAGATGTTGTTTTTAATGAATGGGATGAAACTGAATTAAAATATGAGGAGTTTACTACCAGTGAGGGGGTTATACTTCAGGTAAGGAGGCTGAACGATAATAATGTTAAAATAGACAGGGTTATAAGTAGTAATCCGGAGATATATTTGCGCAATGACCTTGCACCAGGCTGTATTTTAAAAAACAGCTTGCAATTGTAA
- a CDS encoding ClpP family protease, whose product MNNNREYSKEEFSPATSPGQPDREFEPGGLPDKSGNKNNQEQNTMKSIQQLGENTPPLPVKSDIHTISIIGQIEGHLVLPPKNKTTKYEHIIPQLVAVEENPNIKGLLVILNTVGGDIEAGLAISEMLSSMNKPTVSIVLGGGHSIGVPIAVATDYSLIVATASMTVHPIRLTGMVIGVPQTYEYLDKMQDRVISFVTRHSRITDDDFRHLMFQTGELVRDVGTVLVGEEAVNSGIIDGVGGLNQALERLRYMINTREEGLHND is encoded by the coding sequence ATGAATAATAATAGAGAGTATTCAAAAGAAGAATTTTCACCTGCTACTTCCCCAGGTCAACCAGATCGAGAATTTGAGCCAGGTGGTTTACCTGATAAATCAGGAAACAAAAATAATCAGGAGCAAAATACAATGAAATCTATTCAACAACTGGGGGAAAACACTCCACCTCTCCCTGTAAAAAGTGATATACATACTATTTCTATTATAGGCCAAATAGAGGGTCATCTTGTTTTACCACCCAAGAATAAAACAACCAAGTATGAGCATATTATTCCTCAATTAGTAGCAGTAGAGGAAAACCCTAATATAAAGGGATTATTAGTAATCCTCAACACAGTTGGTGGTGATATAGAAGCTGGTCTAGCAATCTCAGAAATGTTAAGCAGTATGAATAAGCCAACAGTATCCATAGTCTTAGGAGGGGGGCACAGTATAGGGGTTCCTATTGCAGTTGCTACAGATTATTCATTAATTGTAGCAACAGCCAGTATGACAGTACACCCTATTCGCTTGACAGGTATGGTTATTGGTGTTCCTCAGACCTATGAATACTTAGATAAAATGCAGGATAGGGTTATTAGTTTTGTTACCAGGCATTCACGTATTACAGATGATGATTTTCGCCATTTAATGTTCCAAACAGGAGAACTGGTCAGGGATGTGGGAACAGTGTTGGTAGGTGAGGAGGCTGTAAATTCTGGTATAATTGATGGAGTAGGTGGTTTAAACCAGGCTCTAGAAAGACTTCGCTATATGATTAATACCAGGGAAGAGGGTTTGCATAATGATTAA
- a CDS encoding dihydroorotate dehydrogenase, producing MTKVDLGVTLSSLKLKNPLITASGTCGNGKELQDYFDIERLGALTVKGITVKPSRGNPTPRITETPAGLLNSIGLENPGIDKFIEEKLEIIDAYQLPVIVNISGHSLDDFAYLAERLAPYPQFAALEVNVSCPNIAGGGMVFGTNKELVYKVTRIVKENYPGTVIVKLSPNVTDITAIARAVEEGGADIISMINTLLGMAIDIDKQAVVLGNTFGGLSGPAIKPVALRMVYQVAQVVDIPIIGMGGIMTARDALEFIMAGASAVAVGTATLINPDAALKIIDELEAYLIDKGIDSIKELIGKLIK from the coding sequence ATGACTAAAGTAGACCTTGGGGTAACACTTTCCTCTCTTAAATTAAAAAACCCCCTGATAACTGCTTCTGGAACCTGTGGTAATGGTAAAGAATTACAGGATTATTTTGACATTGAAAGGCTTGGGGCCCTTACTGTTAAAGGGATTACTGTTAAACCATCCAGAGGTAATCCTACTCCCCGTATTACAGAAACCCCTGCCGGTTTATTGAATTCTATTGGCTTAGAGAATCCAGGGATTGATAAGTTTATTGAAGAAAAATTAGAAATTATTGATGCCTATCAATTGCCTGTAATCGTTAATATCTCTGGTCATTCACTTGATGATTTTGCCTATCTAGCTGAAAGATTAGCTCCTTATCCCCAGTTTGCTGCCCTGGAAGTTAATGTATCTTGTCCAAATATTGCAGGTGGTGGGATGGTCTTTGGTACTAATAAGGAATTAGTCTATAAGGTTACCAGAATTGTTAAGGAAAATTACCCAGGAACAGTTATTGTGAAACTTTCTCCCAATGTTACCGATATTACGGCTATTGCCAGGGCTGTTGAAGAAGGTGGGGCAGACATTATTTCAATGATAAATACATTACTGGGGATGGCTATAGATATTGATAAACAGGCTGTGGTTCTAGGCAATACCTTTGGGGGATTATCTGGCCCCGCAATAAAACCAGTAGCCTTAAGGATGGTTTATCAGGTTGCTCAGGTGGTTGATATCCCTATTATAGGGATGGGGGGTATTATGACTGCCCGGGATGCCCTTGAGTTTATTATGGCTGGTGCCAGTGCTGTAGCAGTAGGAACTGCTACCTTGATTAATCCTGATGCAGCTCTAAAAATTATTGATGAACTGGAAGCCTATTTAATAGATAAGGGGATTGATTCTATTAAAGAATTGATTGGTAAGCTTATTAAGTAA
- a CDS encoding dihydroorotate dehydrogenase electron transfer subunit, with amino-acid sequence MLYKIVRNEQIGPDYFLLEVFAPHNYNRVRPGNFFHFKLSSQGFDPLLRRPLSIHDVNYQKKRWVFLYRVVGRGTSILADFKEGTEVDILGPLGNSFTLTQNKEVTLLGGGMGIAPIYYLLKQIYKDCRVNVFIGAKSKNEFMYLYNKISELGVAVNYATIDGSSGFKGTVLDIWKSKGSRGDYLYSCGPEPMLKEIQKIATKRNMIGEFSLEERMGCGIGVCLSCVCQTKSGNKRVCKEGPVFSLEEVVFND; translated from the coding sequence ATGTTATATAAAATAGTAAGGAATGAACAGATAGGACCAGATTATTTTTTGCTGGAAGTATTTGCACCACACAATTATAATAGAGTACGACCTGGTAATTTTTTTCATTTCAAATTATCTTCACAGGGATTTGATCCCCTGTTACGCCGCCCTTTAAGTATTCATGATGTTAACTATCAAAAAAAGAGATGGGTTTTTCTATACAGGGTAGTAGGGCGTGGGACAAGTATTTTAGCAGATTTTAAAGAAGGGACAGAAGTAGATATACTGGGGCCGCTCGGTAATAGTTTTACACTTACTCAAAATAAAGAGGTTACCCTTTTAGGTGGTGGTATGGGAATTGCCCCTATATATTATTTATTAAAACAAATATATAAAGATTGTAGAGTTAATGTTTTTATAGGTGCCAAAAGTAAAAATGAGTTTATGTATTTATATAATAAAATTAGTGAGTTGGGTGTTGCTGTAAACTATGCAACTATAGATGGTAGTAGTGGTTTTAAAGGTACTGTACTTGATATATGGAAGAGTAAAGGGAGCAGGGGGGATTATCTTTATTCCTGTGGACCTGAGCCAATGTTGAAGGAAATACAAAAAATAGCCACTAAAAGAAATATGATTGGTGAGTTTTCCCTGGAAGAGAGGATGGGCTGTGGAATCGGCGTTTGTCTCTCCTGTGTCTGTCAGACAAAGAGTGGTAATAAACGTGTTTGTAAAGAAGGACCTGTATTTTCATTAGAGGAGGTGGTTTTTAATGACTAA
- a CDS encoding dihydroorotase, with protein sequence MKKLFKNAFIIDPSNDLAGKYDLLLDADKIVAIKKEINQEGCMIIDLKGKILLPGLIDMHTHLREPGFEEKETIKTGCEAAAAGGFTTIACMPNTNPVADNQATIEYIKARAKEAVVNVIPIGSITKGSSGKELAEIGFLSEAGVKAISDDGNPVMNSEIMRRAMEYASSFSLPVISHCEDKNLAGDGVMHEGYYSTILGLKGIPAAAEEVMIARDIILAEMTGAHLHIAHLSTARGVELLRDAKKRGLKITAEVTPHHLLLTDQKVKGYNPDTKVNPPLRSDRDRKALCKGLKDGIINVIATDHAPHTYEDKLGEYDLASFGISGLETALSLLYDNFIDKNVFTWEELLDFMAYGPAEILGIKHGGLKKGSTADITVFDPDISWKVSKEKMKSRGKNTPFANNVLQGRVVLTVVKGNIVYNNMNGEARILYDN encoded by the coding sequence ATGAAAAAATTGTTTAAAAATGCTTTTATAATTGATCCTTCAAATGATTTGGCAGGTAAGTATGATTTACTACTGGATGCTGATAAAATAGTAGCAATTAAAAAGGAAATAAATCAGGAAGGTTGTATGATAATTGATTTGAAGGGAAAGATTTTATTACCAGGATTAATTGATATGCATACCCATTTAAGGGAACCTGGTTTTGAAGAAAAGGAAACAATTAAAACGGGATGTGAAGCAGCAGCAGCAGGGGGCTTTACAACTATTGCCTGTATGCCTAATACTAATCCTGTTGCAGATAATCAGGCAACTATAGAGTATATAAAAGCCAGGGCTAAAGAGGCAGTGGTAAATGTAATACCAATTGGCAGTATTACAAAAGGTTCATCAGGAAAAGAACTTGCTGAAATAGGATTTTTATCTGAAGCAGGTGTTAAAGCAATATCTGATGATGGTAATCCAGTTATGAATAGTGAAATAATGCGTAGAGCAATGGAATATGCCAGTAGTTTTTCTCTGCCAGTAATTAGCCATTGTGAAGATAAAAACCTGGCTGGTGATGGTGTAATGCATGAGGGATATTACTCTACAATACTAGGCTTAAAAGGAATACCAGCAGCAGCGGAGGAGGTTATGATTGCCCGGGATATTATCCTGGCTGAAATGACCGGAGCCCATTTGCATATTGCCCATCTGAGTACTGCCAGGGGAGTAGAACTGCTCAGAGATGCTAAGAAAAGGGGCCTGAAAATTACAGCAGAGGTAACCCCACACCACCTACTCCTTACTGACCAGAAGGTTAAAGGATATAACCCTGATACAAAAGTTAACCCCCCTCTAAGGAGTGATAGAGATAGAAAGGCATTGTGTAAGGGATTAAAAGATGGAATAATTAATGTAATTGCTACTGATCATGCACCACATACTTATGAGGATAAATTGGGTGAGTATGACCTGGCTTCTTTTGGTATTTCAGGACTGGAGACAGCCCTTTCTCTCCTTTATGATAATTTTATTGATAAGAATGTATTTACATGGGAGGAATTGCTTGATTTTATGGCCTATGGTCCAGCTGAAATACTAGGTATCAAACACGGAGGGTTAAAAAAGGGTTCAACTGCAGATATAACAGTCTTCGATCCTGATATAAGCTGGAAAGTTTCTAAAGAAAAAATGAAATCCAGGGGTAAGAATACTCCTTTTGCTAATAATGTTCTACAGGGCAGAGTGGTTTTAACAGTTGTAAAGGGAAATATTGTTTATAATAATATGAATGGTGAAGCCAGGATTTTGTATGATAATTAA
- a CDS encoding aspartate carbamoyltransferase catalytic subunit, with protein MPLKRKDLLGLYIISGAEIKEILDTSEAMKEIFTRSVKKIPTLRGKTIVNLFFEPSTRTKSSFDLAAKRLSADVMSISKSTSSVMKGETLLDTAKTLEVMGADVVVIRHSIPGAAEFLANNIRASVLNAGDGAHAHPTQALLDLYTIREKKGKIKGLKVLIIGDIAHSRVARSNIWGLLKMGAEVRVAGPATLLPLEIEKMGVKRYTDLDKALEGIDVINILRIQLERQARGLFPSINEYRHFYGINQERINNDDILVMHPGPMNRGVEIESAVADGNSSVITEQVTNGVAVRMALLYLLVGRNNEDEKIV; from the coding sequence ATGCCGCTGAAAAGAAAGGATCTGCTTGGTTTATATATTATTAGTGGGGCTGAGATTAAGGAAATACTTGATACAAGTGAAGCCATGAAAGAGATTTTTACCAGGAGTGTTAAAAAAATTCCAACCCTGCGGGGTAAGACAATAGTAAATCTATTTTTTGAACCGAGTACCCGAACAAAGTCTTCTTTTGATCTGGCAGCTAAAAGGTTAAGTGCTGATGTTATGAGTATTTCTAAGAGTACCAGTAGTGTTATGAAGGGTGAGACATTACTTGATACTGCTAAAACACTGGAAGTTATGGGGGCCGATGTTGTTGTGATCAGACATAGCATTCCTGGGGCTGCTGAATTTCTAGCTAATAATATTAGAGCCAGTGTACTTAATGCCGGTGATGGGGCACATGCCCATCCAACACAGGCTTTACTGGATTTATATACAATCAGGGAAAAAAAGGGTAAGATAAAGGGTTTAAAGGTTTTAATTATAGGTGATATTGCCCACAGCCGGGTTGCCCGTTCAAACATATGGGGTTTATTGAAAATGGGTGCTGAGGTTAGGGTAGCAGGTCCTGCAACATTATTACCGCTTGAGATAGAGAAAATGGGTGTTAAAAGATATACAGACCTGGACAAGGCCTTAGAGGGTATTGATGTAATCAATATCCTGCGTATTCAGTTAGAAAGACAGGCCAGGGGTTTATTCCCTTCTATTAATGAATACCGACATTTTTATGGTATTAACCAGGAGAGAATAAATAATGATGATATCCTGGTTATGCACCCGGGACCAATGAATCGAGGCGTAGAGATTGAGAGTGCTGTAGCAGATGGTAATAGTTCAGTAATTACCGAACAGGTAACAAATGGTGTGGCAGTCAGGATGGCTCTTTTATATCTCTTGGTAGGGAGGAATAATGAAGATGAAAAAATTGTTTAA
- a CDS encoding ribonuclease J, producing MSKNNRIKDVTMIPLGGLGDIGKNMYLVEIGDEILIIDAGVMFPEDDLLGIDLVIPDFSYVRENSDRVKGIVLTHGHEDHIGAIPYLLKELNVPVYGTRLTLGLLEGKLKEHNLLRDSRLKVVNPGRSVSVGNIKVDFIRVNHSIADTCALAIHTPLGPIIYASDFKFDQTPIDGEVADFHKLAELGDSKPGVLALFSDSTNVEREGFTMSEQVVGNTIDEIFRGARERIVVATFASNIHRVQQIVNSACKYNRKVAFTGRSMINNVEIARNLGYLTIPEDMIVNIRNCSDLPDNRLVLLTTGSQGEPMAALTRMARGDHYHINIRNGDTVIISASAIPGNEKLIGQTINQLFKRGANVIYEDVSGVHVSGHASQEELKLMLNLVKPRYFIPTHGEYRHLFRHAELAKSSGIPEENIYIADNGDRIIFTENEIKQGESVNAGHIFVDGLGVGDVGNIVLRDRRLLSEDGILIVVVTIDQHGTILSGPDIVTRGFVYIRESEELIAEATSRLEEALKECEKNNVTEWSVLKNKIRDTLNDYIYKKIKRKPMILPIIMQV from the coding sequence ATGTCAAAAAACAATAGAATAAAGGATGTTACAATGATTCCCTTAGGTGGGTTAGGTGATATTGGAAAGAATATGTATCTAGTAGAAATTGGGGACGAAATACTAATTATAGATGCAGGTGTTATGTTTCCAGAGGATGATTTATTAGGTATTGATCTGGTAATCCCTGATTTTTCATATGTAAGAGAAAATAGTGATCGTGTTAAGGGTATTGTGTTAACACATGGACATGAAGACCACATAGGTGCAATACCCTACCTGTTAAAAGAACTAAATGTACCCGTATATGGCACAAGACTTACTTTAGGTTTGTTGGAAGGGAAGCTGAAGGAACATAATCTCCTGAGAGACTCCCGCTTAAAAGTAGTTAATCCAGGACGTTCTGTATCTGTTGGCAATATTAAAGTTGATTTTATCCGGGTTAATCATAGTATTGCAGATACATGTGCTTTAGCAATTCATACCCCACTGGGTCCGATTATTTATGCCAGTGATTTTAAATTTGATCAGACACCAATAGATGGTGAAGTGGCTGATTTTCATAAATTAGCTGAGTTAGGGGATAGTAAACCAGGTGTTTTAGCCCTCTTTTCTGATAGTACAAATGTTGAGAGGGAAGGTTTTACTATGTCTGAACAGGTTGTTGGTAATACAATTGATGAGATATTTAGGGGAGCCAGGGAGCGGATAGTGGTAGCGACTTTTGCCTCAAATATTCATCGTGTACAACAGATTGTTAATTCTGCCTGTAAATATAACCGGAAGGTAGCTTTTACAGGGAGGAGTATGATTAATAATGTAGAAATAGCACGAAATTTAGGGTATTTAACAATACCAGAGGATATGATTGTTAATATACGTAATTGTTCTGATCTGCCTGACAATAGATTGGTATTGCTTACTACCGGTAGCCAGGGAGAACCTATGGCTGCTTTAACCAGAATGGCGCGTGGTGACCATTATCACATAAATATACGTAATGGTGATACAGTTATTATCTCTGCCTCTGCTATCCCTGGCAATGAAAAGCTGATTGGTCAAACCATTAATCAGCTCTTCAAGAGGGGGGCTAATGTAATATATGAGGATGTTTCAGGTGTCCATGTATCAGGACATGCCAGTCAAGAAGAATTGAAATTAATGCTTAATCTTGTAAAACCAAGGTATTTTATACCTACTCATGGTGAATACAGACATCTTTTCCGCCATGCTGAATTAGCAAAAAGTTCTGGAATACCTGAAGAAAATATATATATTGCAGATAATGGTGATAGAATTATTTTTACTGAAAATGAGATTAAACAGGGCGAAAGTGTTAATGCAGGCCATATTTTTGTTGATGGTCTAGGTGTTGGTGATGTGGGGAATATTGTTTTACGAGATAGGCGTTTACTATCTGAAGATGGTATTTTAATTGTAGTGGTTACTATAGACCAGCATGGAACAATTCTCTCTGGTCCGGATATTGTTACCCGTGGATTTGTCTATATCAGGGAATCAGAAGAGTTAATTGCTGAAGCTACTTCTCGCCTTGAAGAAGCTCTTAAAGAATGCGAAAAAAATAATGTAACAGAATGGTCAGTATTGAAGAACAAAATTCGTGATACACTTAATGATTATATTTACAAGAAAATCAAACGCAAACCAATGATACTTCCTATAATTATGCAAGTTTAA